From Patescibacteria group bacterium:
GCCGGGGCGCAGTTTGGTGTCGCGGGTCATGTTGTTTGCGACGAGGAGTTCCTTCGGCGGAACATTATGCTTTCGCGCAATGCTCCACAGTGTGTCTCCGTCTTTCACCACGTATTCGCCCTTGATCTTCCCGACGTGTTCCCAGAGCGCATCTTTCTCTGGTATCTCTGCCTGTGCCTGTTTTTTCGGGGCAACCTTATCGGCGATTTTCGCAGGCGACGCTTTGTGAACGACCGTCTTCTTCACCTCCGTCTGATTCAGATAGCCCATGGTCAGTTCCAGATAGGTGAACGGTTGGAACTTGTCACCGATAAGCATGCTCAGGGCGACAATCACCGAAACGAGCACGACACGAAGGGCATTCC
This genomic window contains:
- a CDS encoding LysM peptidoglycan-binding domain-containing protein is translated as MNMMIVKQYLRNALRVVLVSVIVALSMLIGDKFQPFTYLELTMGYLNQTEVKKTVVHKASPAKIADKVAPKKQAQAEIPEKDALWEHVGKIKGEYVVKDGDTLWSIARKHNVPPKELLVANNMTRDTKLRPGQLITIPKS